Proteins found in one Salvia splendens isolate huo1 chromosome 10, SspV2, whole genome shotgun sequence genomic segment:
- the LOC121752192 gene encoding mediator of RNA polymerase II transcription subunit 13-like isoform X1, with protein sequence MWTNIFKIGGLHWISWFQFLPNEFDFSALPDKSVKVDPKDAAMSAVLSAHLQLQKEGFLSAWTNSFVGPWDPSQGLHNPDEKIKLWLFLPGQHSSINEKAQHAVATLRVLASGFWVSPGDSEEVASAISQALRNCIERALRGFSYVRFGDVFSKYQPFTQNEELFRRGQPVAEFIFAATEETIFVHVIISAKHVRALSNGDIEPFLSSSSRRTNDQIPVVVSPHGMHGKLTGCCPGDLVKQVFLSSGKFRDPNGTSGLPFKVARGSGLPTQQRGQNCFVEVSIGCQEKLARDNVILHSNFSQPHGTESPASRLCNQRWPLDKLPISEKKFVYPTEAVLVPVMQTSFARSSLKRFWLQNWAGPSLSASSLVMHCFDFGSDDKVDSMDGSSLEPSGTRSYHGYRSSSNSNSSSYGSMSSSSSDSDRKVLGARDLEADADSLMSRQSGLSSLGQMQNDVLQLGSKRPRSGTSESFGQAGMVLNPSMTDYGTMEANMSINGATNENVGSQWGWDDDDRGMGMDIQALLSEFGDFGDFFENDALPLGEPPGTAESQVLMFPAPDGGELCSSPSTSVMDVPDRMLVSTSFPTFDNFNQLNAPDSVEDSVIKNQETTKSSAPSQVTCMLPSSNIEFDHVVKAEALMSFAPEYGGVEAPNSEISSVIFRSPYIPRSCKVDSASSSSHYVYSATPPSPCCNGSHEKSTLPSEKACAEKKELCSAIKSKKYYTHVERGKQQTGASHNSLGKGEVGGSSAQFFALSQADVKPVSAKASDSSQKGDNCLPSARTVLATEIECLVCQVSMCRLRHTLLSSSNISASSLSGLSCSTQNLGHNDSSTMVDNMSCKSELKKKETIPVRIAGDVDGGMLDGSLTAPVGVWRSVGIPKVSKPSSSNMEVCPSIPHNSFMEESMLSYGLRQPLQELLDGIAFLVQQATSLVDVALDADCGDGPYGWLALQEQRRRGFSCGPSMVHAGCGGLLASSHSLDIAGMELVDPLSVDVQASLTIGLLQSDIKEALKSAFSNADGPLSVMDWCRGRNPSNESAMTYDGHSAESIASASECRDSSSTVTLSVGDPMSPSLTSAGGASGLKGDGTRGDDGGTSLMESDQQHCSRIRPTLSVVPFPSILVGYQDDWLKTSAGSLQLWEKAPLEPYATVKHMSYYVVCPNIDPLTTAATDFFLQLGTVYETCKLGTHAPQSLGNEMDIDSKKISPGFALLDCPQSMKIDTYNASMLGSISDYFLFLSNGWDLTSYLKTLSKVLKTLKFGSPAPVNSKEGNGGPCTVVYVVCPFPEPLAVLQTVVEASIAIGSVIRSSDKERRSMMHNQVAKALSYPASVDESFSNVLTLTGFSIPKLVLQIVTVDAIFRVTSPKLNELIILKEIAFTVYNKARRISRGASGEAMSSLSVPGGSHSVLMQMSPSVPGMWKDCVGSRIGGPPLQRENELDTSLRQGAWDNSWQTARSGGLGADPSRTGDIFPLDDIRCLFEPLFILAEPGSIERGLSPFFGNSADSSKLSDDCTSTSFVQNSTSSGTGDNGPVSQHDSLDSDGLTSGHQKSIPSLHCCYGWTEDWRWMVCIWTDSRGELLDSCVYPFGGISSRQDTKGLQSLFVQILQQGCQILQACSPDAGVAKPRDLVITRIGCFFELECQEWQKALYAAGGSEVKKWSLQLRRSLPDGMPAGNNGNSLQQQEMGLMQERALPSSPSTLYGPHSKSSSFMKGGIAQPSSRKQLMGGHAVLDNSKGLLQWVQSVSFVSVSIDHSLQLVLQADSSPGSSQGSATSGLSGYLEGYTPVKSLGSTSASYLLVPSPSMRFLPPSVLQLPTCLTADSPPLAHLLHSKGSAIPLSTGFVVSKAVPSMRRDARSLSKEEWPSVLSVSLIDYCGGNVVSQEKSGKGANKPVGRGVSSESKDIEVETHIILDTIAAELHALSWMTASPAYLERRSALPFHCDMVLRLRRLLHFADKERSRLPEKAPT encoded by the exons GGAGGTTTGCATTGGATATCATGGTTTCAGTTTCTTCCCAATGAATTTGATTTCAGCGCTCTACCTGATAAGAG TGTGAAGGTGGACCCTAAAGATGCAGCGATGTCGGCAGTGCTCTCAGCACATCTGCAGCTGCAGAAGGAAGGGTTTCTCAGCGCATGGACTAACTCTTTCGTTGGACCTTGGGATCCTTCTCAGGGTCTGCATAATCCTG ATGAGAAGATTAAGCTTTGGCTTTTTCTCCCTGGTCAACACTCCTCTATCAATGAGAAGGCACAACATGCTGTTGCCACATTGAGAG tGCTCGCATCTGGATTCTGGGTGTCTCCTGGCGATTCCGAAGAAGTTGCTTCTGCCATATCACAGGCTTTAAGAAACTGTATTGAAAG AGCACTTAGAGGGTTTTCATATGTACGATTTGGAGATGTGTTCTCCAAGTATCAGCCATTTACTCAGAATGAAGAACTATTCAG GAGGGGTCAACCTGTCGCTGAGTTCATCTTTGCTGCAACAGAAGAAACAATATTTGTTCATGTTATTATATCTGCTAA GCATGTCAgagctctttcaaatggcgacATTGAACCTTTCCTCAGCAGTTCTAGCCGGCGTACCAATGACCAAATTCCAG TTGTTGTTTCTCCTCATGGAATGCATGGGAAGCTTACGGGATGTTGTCCTGGTGATCTTGTAAAGCAAGTGTTTCTGAG CTCCGGAAAGTTTAGAGATCCAAATGGAACTTCAGGTCTCCCTTTCAAAGTTGCTCGAGGATCTGGACTGCCAACTCAACAAAGGGGACAAAATTGCTTTGTTGAAGTGTCCATTGGTTGTCAAGAAAAGTTGGCGCGGGATAATGTGATCTTGCATAGTAACTTTTCTCAGCCTCATGGCACTGAGTCTCCAGCTTCTAGACTATGTAATCAGAGGTGGCCTTTAGACAAGCTTCCAATCTCTGAAAAAAAGTTTGTCTATCCAACAGAGGCTGTTCTTGTTCCAGTTATGCAGACATCTTTTGCAAGATCATCTTTGAAAAG ATTCTGGCTGCAAAATTGGGCTGGACCGTCTTTGTCGGCTTCATCACTTGTTATGCATTG TTTTGATTTTGGCAGTGATGACAAAGTTGATTCAATGGATGGATCTTCTCTCGAACCAAGTGGAACTCGTTCTTACCATGGGTATCGTAGTAGTAGTAACAGTAATAGTAGTAGCTATGGCAGCATGAGTAGTTCCTCCAGTGACAGTGATCGCAAGGTCCTGGGAGCTCGTGATCTTGAGGCAGATGCAGATTCTTTAATGTCCAGACAGTCTGGTTTATCTTCCTTGGGTCAGATGCAGAATGATGTCCTTCAATTG GGTTCTAAAAGGCCACGAAGTGGGACTTCAGAGTCATTTGGTCAAGCAGGCATGGTTTTGAATCCTTCCATGACTGATTATGGTACCATGGAAGCCAATATGTCTATTAATGGGGCTACAAATGAAAATGTTGGATCTCAGTGGGGATGGGACGATGATGATAGAGGCATGGGGATGGATATTCAAGCACTACTATCAGAGTTTGGCGATTTTGGTGACTTTTTTGAGAATGATGCTTTGCCGCTCGGGGAG CCTCCAGGGACCGCTGAGTCTCAAGTTCTCATGTTTCCTGCACCTGATGGTGGTGAGTTGTGTAGCAGCCCCAGCACCTCAGTGATGGATGTGCCAGATCGAATGCTTGTATCGACAAGTTTTCCAACCTTTGATAACTTCAACCAACTAAATGCTCCTGATTCTGTGGAAGATTCAGTCATCAAAAACCAAGAAACCACAAAGAGTTCTGCTCCCAGTCAAGTTACTTGTATGCTGCCATCTTCCAATATTGAGTTTGATCACGTCGTAAAGGCTGAAGCACTGATGTCATTTGCCCCAGAATATGGGGGTGTGGAAGCCCCTAACAGTGAGATCTCCTCTGTGATTTTCCGAAGCCCCTACATTCCTAGATCTTGCAAAGTGGATTCTGCATCAAGCTCAAGTCATTATGTGTACTCTGCAACACCTCCTTCCCCTTGCTGTAATGGATCTCATGAGAAGTCCACCTTGCCAAGTGAGAAAGCTTGTGCAGAAAAGAAAGAATTGTGTTCTGCGATTAAATCAAAAAAATACTACACACATGTTGAAAGAGGAAAGCAGCAAACTGGTGCAAGTCATAATAGTCTTGGTAAAGGTGAAGTTGGAGGTTCATCAGCACAGTTTTTTGCTTTGAGCCAAGCAGATGTCAAACCTGTCTCAGCTAAAGCAAGTGACAGCTCACAAAAAGGAGATAATTGTCTCCCATCAGCTAGGACTGTCCTTGCAACAGAGATTGAATGCCTAGTGTGCCAGGTTTCCATGTGTAGGCTGCGACATACACTGCTTTCTTCCAGCAACATTTCAGCTTCTAGTCTGAGTGGATTATCTTGCAGCACTCAAAATCTAGGTCATAATGATTCAAGCACCATGGTGGACAATATGTCATGCAAATCTGAGttgaaaaagaaagaaacaattCCTGTTAGGATAGCTGGTGATGTAGATGGGGGAATGCTAGATGGGTCTTTGACTGCACCAGTTGGGGTTTGGCGTTCTGTTGGAATTCCTAAAGTTTCTAAGCCAAGTTCATCAAATATGGAGGTCTGCCCATCCATTCCAcataattcattcatggaaGAAAGTATGCTTTCATACGGACTACGGCAGCCACTCCAGGAACTTCTTGATGGTATCGCATTCCTTGTTCAGCAAGCAACTTCATTAGTTGATGTGGCTCTGGATGCTGATTGTGGTGATGGTCCATATGGGTGGCTTGCACTTCAAGAGCAGAGGAGGCGTGGATTTTCATGTGGACCCTCTATGGTACATGCTGGCTGTGGGGGTCTTTTGGCCTCTTCCCATTCCCTGGACATTGCTGGAATGGAGCTTGTTGATCCACTCTCAGTTGAT GTCCAGGCATCTTTAACAATTGGTTTGCTTCAGTCTGACATAAAAGAAGCGTTGAAATCTGCATTTAGCAATGCAGATGGCCCTCTTTCTGTTATGGATTGGTGTAGGGGCCGTAACCCATCCAATGAATCGGCGATGACTTATGATGGACACTCTGCGGAGTCTATTGCTAGTGCAAGTGAATGCCGAGATTCTTCTAGTACAGTAACTTTATCTGTTGGAGATCCCATGAGCCCATCTCTGACCTCTGCTGGTGGAGCATCTGGGCTCAAAG GTGATGGAACCAGAGGGGATGATGGAGGTACTTCTCTGATGGAGTCAGATCAGCAACACTGCTCACGGATACGGCCTACACTATCTGTTGTTCCATTTCCATCAATACTTGTTGG GTACCAAGATGATTGGCTCAAAACCTCAGCCGGTTCCTTGCAACTCTGGGAAAAGGCTCCTCTGGAACCTTATGCAACTGTGAAACAT ATGAGCTATTATGTGGTATGCCCAAATATTGATCCACTTACAACAGCTGCTACTGATTTTTTTCTTCAGCTTGGAACTG TTTATGAAACCTGCAAGCTGGGAACACATGCACCCCAAAGTCTGGGAAATGAGATGGATATAGATTCCAAGAAAATATCACCCGGTTTTGCTCTCCTTGATTGCCCTCAATCAATGAAGATAGATACCTACAATGCATCTATGTTGGGATCAATCAGTGattatttccttttcctatcAAATGGCTGGGACCTGACTAGTTATTTAAAGACTCTTTCTAAGGTTCTTAAGACCTTGAAATTCGGTTCTCCTGCGCCAGTGAATTCCAAGGAAGGAAATGGCGGACCATGCACT GTAGTTTATGTGGTCTGCCCCTTCCCAGAGCCTCTTGCAGTCCTACAGACTGTGGTTGAAGCTTCTATTGCTATCGGATCAGTGATTCGATCTTCTGATAAAGAAAGGCGATCCATGATGCACAATCAAGTTGCAAAAGCTTTGAGTTACCCAGCTTCTGTAGATGAATCATTTTCAAATGTTTTGACTCTTACAGGATTTAGCATCCCAAAGCTTGTATTGCAGATTGTGACTGTAGATGCCATATTTAGGGTTACTAGCCCCAAGCTAAATGAGCTGATCATTCTAAAGGAAATTGCTTTCACTGTTTACAATAAGGCTCGACGAATTTCACGAGGAGCATCTGGTGAGGCAATGTCATCATTATCTGTGCCAGGGGGTTCTCATTCAGTCTTGATGCAAATGTCTCCATCGGTTCCTGGTATGTGGAAGGATTGTGTTGGTTCTCGAATTGGAGGACCTCCTCTTCAGAGAGAGAATGAACTTGATACAAGCTTGAGACAGGGTGCTTGGGACAACTCTTGGCAGACAGCAAGGAGTGGGGGGCTTGGAGCAGATCCCAGCAGAACTGGAGATATCTTTCCTCTGGATGATATTCGTTGTTTGTTTGAACCACTTTTTATTCTTGCAGAACCTGGCTCCATCGAGCGTGGGCTTTCACCCTTTTTCGGTAATTCGGCAGATTCATCAAAGCTGTCAGATGATTGCACAAGTACTAGCTTTGTGCAAAATTCTACTTCTTCAGGAACTGGAGATAATGGGCCTGTTTCTCAGCATGATTCCTTGGATTCAGATGGTTTGACATCTGGCCACCAAAAATCAATCCCAAGTCTGCATTGTTGTTATGGATGGACTGAGGATTGGCGCTGGATGGTGTGCATATGGACAGATTCAAGGGGAGAATTGCTTGACAGTTGTGTTTACCCCTTTGGAGGAATCAGTAGTCGGCAAGACACAAAGGGTCTGCAGTCCCTTTTTGTCCAAATACTACAACAAGGATGCCAGATTCTTCAAGCTTGTTCTCCTGATGCTGGTGTAGCTAAGCCTAGAGATCTCGTGATTACACGAATTGGATGCTTTTTTGAGCTCGAGTGCCAGG AGTGGCAGAAAGCTTTATATGCAGCTGGGGGTTCTGAGGTGAAAAAGTGGTCTCTGCAGCTCCGTCGTTCCCTTCCTGATGGAATGCCAGCTGGCAACAATGGAAATTCTTTACAACAGCAGGAGATGGGTTTAATGCAAGAGAGGGCACTTCCTTCTTCACCTAGTACATTGTACGGTCCTCATTCTAAATCTTCCTCATTCATGAAAGGTGGCATTGCACAACCTTCCTCGAGGAAGCAGCTAATGGGTGGGCATGCAGTGTTAGACAATTCGAAAGGCTTACTGCAATGGGTGCAGAGCGTCAGTTTCGTCTCAGTCTCGATTGATCACTCATTACAACTGGTGTTACAAGCAGATTCATCTCCTG GGTCAAGTCAAGGTAGTGCCACGTCAGGTCTGTCTGGCTATCTTGAAGGATACACACCTGTGAAGTCCCTTGGGTCTACATCAGCTTCCTACCTTTTAGTCCCTTCACCGAGCATGCGCTTTCTGCCTCCTTCTGTTCTTCAGCTCCCTACGTGTCTCACTGCAGATTCCCCGCCTCTCGCTCATCTTCTACATAGCAAAGGGTCTGCAATTCCCCTGTCCACGGGTTTTGTCGTTTCAAAAGCAGTACCTTCAATGAGGAGAGATGCCAGGAGTTTATCAAAAGAAGAATGGCCTTCAGTTCTCTCTGTTAGTTTAATTGACTATTGTGGAGGTAACGTTGTCAGCCAAGAGAAGTCAGGGAAGGGTGCCAATAAGCCTGTGGGGCGAGGTGTGAGCTCTGAATCCAAAGATATCGAGGTGGAAACACACATCATTCTAGATACAATAGCAGCAGAACTCCATGCTTTGTCCTGGATGACTGCTAGCCCAGCATACTTGGAGAGAAGATCTGCTTTGCCTTTCCATTGTGACATGGTTCTGAGACTCAGAAGGCTTCTCCATTTCGCAGATAAGGAACGCTCCCGGCTTCCAGAGAAGGCACCGACATGA